The proteins below come from a single Salvelinus alpinus chromosome 18, SLU_Salpinus.1, whole genome shotgun sequence genomic window:
- the LOC139543665 gene encoding disabled homolog 2-like isoform X2 yields the protein MSTEVESVAPEVPAAPSSTPASTTSPPTTPSTAPAKTPFKKEKKKAPEKTDEYLLSRFQGDGVRYKAKLIGIDYVPEARGDKMSQDSMMKLKGMAIASRSQGKHKQRIWVNISMSGIKIIDEKTGVIEHEHIVNKISFIARDVTDNRAFGYVCGAEGQHQFFAIKTGQQAEPLVIDLKDLFQVIFNMKKKSEASQKDGSNNAVENGGDALLSIDGQAGTAKEVQQLDLFGDMSTPPDIHSPTVALTTQALSPPANDLFGTDPYAALSQPDCSSASDDLFNSPTTTSPIAALGALQLGPPSVTIHGTATLPWGVQAPGPSMFTMPGGVTLHNPQTTFPQPSAFGALPIPPAPWGQQAPSPYGAQPVTQAWGQPAPAGPMVAPGWGQPPMANPFQPSPYAMMGGPPQGMPQGPPRPPPRPPVKEAPAKVEPSAFTALDPLGGEKEKKSGKDMFKDFQIAKPPAIPARKGEQAPGAAPSTNGDGAFAQYFSSKVGMLQEVADHDDFEIQSQISADDSPKPAPWQAAPMSSAAAPVPGLLDVFAPNPAPGLAPTAATGLNQSLFDDAFGTATPNAFGAPLLAMNTPVAQTTGGSDPFGDPFGNPFA from the exons ATGTCTACTGAAGTGGAGAGCGTTGCACCTGAGGTCCCGGCTGCCCCCTCCAGCACCCCCGCCTCCACAACCAGCCCTCCCACCACACCCTCCACAGCACCAGCCAAGACCCCCTttaagaaagagaagaagaaag CTCCAGAGAAGACTGATGAGTACCTGCTGTCAAGGTTTCAGGGTGATGGTGTGCGGTACAAGGCCAAGCTGATCGGCATCGACTATGTCCCAGAAGCCCGAGGGGACAAGATGAGCCAGGACTCCATGATGAAACTCAAG GGCATGGCAATAGCTTCTCGGTCCCAGGGCAAACACAAGCAAAGGATCTGGGTCAACATATCCATGTCAGGCATCAAGATCATTGATGAGAAAACAGGG gtGATAGAACACGAGCACATAGTGAATAAGATCTCATTCATCGCCAGAGACGTAACGGATAACAGGGCCTTTGGCTACGTGTGTGGGGCCGAGGGACAGCACCAGTTCTTCGCCATAAAGACTGGCCAGCAG gCAGAGCCCCTGGTCATTGACCTAAAGGATCTATTCCAGGTCATCTTCAACATGAAGAAGAAGTCCGAGGCCTCACAGAAG GATGGGAGTAATAATGCAGTAGAG AATGGCGGTGATGCCTTGCTCAGTATCGATGGCCAGGCTGGCACTGCCAAA GAGGTGCAACAGCTGGATTTGTTTGGCGATATGTCCACCCCTCCAGACATCCACTCTCCTACA GTGGCTTTGACTACTCAAGCTCTG TCTCCTCCTGCCAATGACCTGTTTGGGACCGACCCATATGCTGCTCTCAGTCAGCCTGACTGCTCATCTGCCTCTGATGACCTCTTCAACAGTCCGACCACCACCTCTCCCATAGCAGCTCTGG GAGCATTGCAGTTGGGTCCCCCTTCAGTCACCATTCATGGGACAGCCACATTACCGTGGGGAGTCCAAGCACCAGGACCTTCCATGTTCACCATGCCAGGAGGGGTAACACTCCACAACCCCCAGACCACCTTCCCCCAGCCATCTGCCTTCGGTGCCCTTCCCATACCCCCGGCACCCTGGGGCCAGCAGGCTCCATCCCCGTATGGGGCCCAGCCGGTCACCCAGGCTTGGGGACAGCCTGCTCCTGCAGGGCCCATGGTTGCACCTGGCTGGGGCCAGCCTCCCATGGCTAACCCCTTCCAACCCAGCCCTTATGCCATGATGGGAGGCCCTCCACAGGGTATGCCACAAGGTCCACCCCGGCCCCCACCCCGGCCCCCAGTCAAGGAGGCCCCAGCTAAGGTAGAACCCAGTGCCTTCACGGCTCTGGACCCCctgggaggggagaaggagaagaagagtgGGAAGGACATGTTCAAGGACTTCCAGATTGCCAAACCTCCAGCCATCCCGGCCAGGAAGGGGGAGCAGGCTCCTGGAGCCGCCCCCAGCACTAATGGGGATGGTGCATTTGCCCAGTACTTCTCCAGCAAAGTGGGCATGCTCCAGGAGGTTGCGGATCACGACGACTTTGAAATTCAGAGTCAGATTTCAGCGGATG ACTCACCCAAACCAGCCCCATGGCAAGCTGCTCCCATGTCTTCTGCAGCAGCCCCCGTTCCAGGGCTCCTGGATGTCTTTGCCCCAAATCCAGCCCCAGGCCTGGCTCCAACAGCAGCAACAGGTCTCAACCAGAGCCTATTTGATGATGCATTTGGCACTGCAACTCCTAATGCCTTTGGAGCACCACTCCTAGCAATG AACACTCCTGTTGCCCAGACCACTGGCGGCTCGGATCCCTTCGGAGACCCCTTTGGAAACCCCTTTGCCTAA
- the LOC139543665 gene encoding disabled homolog 2-like isoform X3: protein MSTEVESVAPEVPAAPSSTPASTTSPPTTPSTAPAKTPFKKEKKKAPEKTDEYLLSRFQGDGVRYKAKLIGIDYVPEARGDKMSQDSMMKLKGMAIASRSQGKHKQRIWVNISMSGIKIIDEKTGVIEHEHIVNKISFIARDVTDNRAFGYVCGAEGQHQFFAIKTGQQAEPLVIDLKDLFQVIFNMKKKSEASQKDGSNNAVENGGDALLSIDGQAGTAKEVQQLDLFGDMSTPPDIHSPTSPPANDLFGTDPYAALSQPDCSSASDDLFNSPTTTSPIAALGALQLGPPSVTIHGTATLPWGVQAPGPSMFTMPGGVTLHNPQTTFPQPSAFGALPIPPAPWGQQAPSPYGAQPVTQAWGQPAPAGPMVAPGWGQPPMANPFQPSPYAMMGGPPQGMPQGPPRPPPRPPVKEAPAKVEPSAFTALDPLGGEKEKKSGKDMFKDFQIAKPPAIPARKGEQAPGAAPSTNGDGAFAQYFSSKVGMLQEVADHDDFEIQSQISADDSPKPAPWQAAPMSSAAAPVPGLLDVFAPNPAPGLAPTAATGLNQSLFDDAFGTATPNAFGAPLLAMNTPVAQTTGGSDPFGDPFGNPFA from the exons ATGTCTACTGAAGTGGAGAGCGTTGCACCTGAGGTCCCGGCTGCCCCCTCCAGCACCCCCGCCTCCACAACCAGCCCTCCCACCACACCCTCCACAGCACCAGCCAAGACCCCCTttaagaaagagaagaagaaag CTCCAGAGAAGACTGATGAGTACCTGCTGTCAAGGTTTCAGGGTGATGGTGTGCGGTACAAGGCCAAGCTGATCGGCATCGACTATGTCCCAGAAGCCCGAGGGGACAAGATGAGCCAGGACTCCATGATGAAACTCAAG GGCATGGCAATAGCTTCTCGGTCCCAGGGCAAACACAAGCAAAGGATCTGGGTCAACATATCCATGTCAGGCATCAAGATCATTGATGAGAAAACAGGG gtGATAGAACACGAGCACATAGTGAATAAGATCTCATTCATCGCCAGAGACGTAACGGATAACAGGGCCTTTGGCTACGTGTGTGGGGCCGAGGGACAGCACCAGTTCTTCGCCATAAAGACTGGCCAGCAG gCAGAGCCCCTGGTCATTGACCTAAAGGATCTATTCCAGGTCATCTTCAACATGAAGAAGAAGTCCGAGGCCTCACAGAAG GATGGGAGTAATAATGCAGTAGAG AATGGCGGTGATGCCTTGCTCAGTATCGATGGCCAGGCTGGCACTGCCAAA GAGGTGCAACAGCTGGATTTGTTTGGCGATATGTCCACCCCTCCAGACATCCACTCTCCTACA TCTCCTCCTGCCAATGACCTGTTTGGGACCGACCCATATGCTGCTCTCAGTCAGCCTGACTGCTCATCTGCCTCTGATGACCTCTTCAACAGTCCGACCACCACCTCTCCCATAGCAGCTCTGG GAGCATTGCAGTTGGGTCCCCCTTCAGTCACCATTCATGGGACAGCCACATTACCGTGGGGAGTCCAAGCACCAGGACCTTCCATGTTCACCATGCCAGGAGGGGTAACACTCCACAACCCCCAGACCACCTTCCCCCAGCCATCTGCCTTCGGTGCCCTTCCCATACCCCCGGCACCCTGGGGCCAGCAGGCTCCATCCCCGTATGGGGCCCAGCCGGTCACCCAGGCTTGGGGACAGCCTGCTCCTGCAGGGCCCATGGTTGCACCTGGCTGGGGCCAGCCTCCCATGGCTAACCCCTTCCAACCCAGCCCTTATGCCATGATGGGAGGCCCTCCACAGGGTATGCCACAAGGTCCACCCCGGCCCCCACCCCGGCCCCCAGTCAAGGAGGCCCCAGCTAAGGTAGAACCCAGTGCCTTCACGGCTCTGGACCCCctgggaggggagaaggagaagaagagtgGGAAGGACATGTTCAAGGACTTCCAGATTGCCAAACCTCCAGCCATCCCGGCCAGGAAGGGGGAGCAGGCTCCTGGAGCCGCCCCCAGCACTAATGGGGATGGTGCATTTGCCCAGTACTTCTCCAGCAAAGTGGGCATGCTCCAGGAGGTTGCGGATCACGACGACTTTGAAATTCAGAGTCAGATTTCAGCGGATG ACTCACCCAAACCAGCCCCATGGCAAGCTGCTCCCATGTCTTCTGCAGCAGCCCCCGTTCCAGGGCTCCTGGATGTCTTTGCCCCAAATCCAGCCCCAGGCCTGGCTCCAACAGCAGCAACAGGTCTCAACCAGAGCCTATTTGATGATGCATTTGGCACTGCAACTCCTAATGCCTTTGGAGCACCACTCCTAGCAATG AACACTCCTGTTGCCCAGACCACTGGCGGCTCGGATCCCTTCGGAGACCCCTTTGGAAACCCCTTTGCCTAA
- the LOC139543665 gene encoding disabled homolog 2-like isoform X1 has translation MSTEVESVAPEVPAAPSSTPASTTSPPTTPSTAPAKTPFKKEKKKAPEKTDEYLLSRFQGDGVRYKAKLIGIDYVPEARGDKMSQDSMMKLKGMAIASRSQGKHKQRIWVNISMSGIKIIDEKTGVIEHEHIVNKISFIARDVTDNRAFGYVCGAEGQHQFFAIKTGQQAEPLVIDLKDLFQVIFNMKKKSEASQKDGSNNAVENGGDALLSIDGQAGTAKEVQQLDLFGDMSTPPDIHSPTETNDILLLDLSAEVDSNQNCIKGNPFTSCAPNPWGTSQTENPFSSTFGFFPTPDTDPFGNDPLAQSAPPNSLISAPSTNHNQESSVHFLGRPIGNGVGLNEDSDNFGQQLSGLSNRNMILALSNGQWPLGGVMTEESRVPVPVHSPQNPFLDISGKSPLLCNGVMFDPQPPAPVGASKDGSVVISPPPQSTKAGRGRRSAKSPPANDLFGTDPYAALSQPDCSSASDDLFNSPTTTSPIAALGALQLGPPSVTIHGTATLPWGVQAPGPSMFTMPGGVTLHNPQTTFPQPSAFGALPIPPAPWGQQAPSPYGAQPVTQAWGQPAPAGPMVAPGWGQPPMANPFQPSPYAMMGGPPQGMPQGPPRPPPRPPVKEAPAKVEPSAFTALDPLGGEKEKKSGKDMFKDFQIAKPPAIPARKGEQAPGAAPSTNGDGAFAQYFSSKVGMLQEVADHDDFEIQSQISADDSPKPAPWQAAPMSSAAAPVPGLLDVFAPNPAPGLAPTAATGLNQSLFDDAFGTATPNAFGAPLLAMNTPVAQTTGGSDPFGDPFGNPFA, from the exons ATGTCTACTGAAGTGGAGAGCGTTGCACCTGAGGTCCCGGCTGCCCCCTCCAGCACCCCCGCCTCCACAACCAGCCCTCCCACCACACCCTCCACAGCACCAGCCAAGACCCCCTttaagaaagagaagaagaaag CTCCAGAGAAGACTGATGAGTACCTGCTGTCAAGGTTTCAGGGTGATGGTGTGCGGTACAAGGCCAAGCTGATCGGCATCGACTATGTCCCAGAAGCCCGAGGGGACAAGATGAGCCAGGACTCCATGATGAAACTCAAG GGCATGGCAATAGCTTCTCGGTCCCAGGGCAAACACAAGCAAAGGATCTGGGTCAACATATCCATGTCAGGCATCAAGATCATTGATGAGAAAACAGGG gtGATAGAACACGAGCACATAGTGAATAAGATCTCATTCATCGCCAGAGACGTAACGGATAACAGGGCCTTTGGCTACGTGTGTGGGGCCGAGGGACAGCACCAGTTCTTCGCCATAAAGACTGGCCAGCAG gCAGAGCCCCTGGTCATTGACCTAAAGGATCTATTCCAGGTCATCTTCAACATGAAGAAGAAGTCCGAGGCCTCACAGAAG GATGGGAGTAATAATGCAGTAGAG AATGGCGGTGATGCCTTGCTCAGTATCGATGGCCAGGCTGGCACTGCCAAA GAGGTGCAACAGCTGGATTTGTTTGGCGATATGTCCACCCCTCCAGACATCCACTCTCCTACA GAGACTAATGATATTCTATTGCTGGATCTATCTGCCGAGGTTGACAGCAATCAGAACTGTATAAAGGGAAATCCCTTCACTTCCTGTGCACCTAACCCTTGGGGCACCTCCCAGACAGAGAACCCCTTCTCCTCCACGTTTGGCTTCTTTCCAACCCCAGACACTGACCCTTTCGGCAATGACCCTCTTGCCCAATCAGCACCCCCCAATTCTCTGATCTCAGCCCCCTCCACCAATCACAACCAAGAAAGCTCTGTTCACTTCTTGGGTAGGCCAATCGGGAACGGCGTTGGTCTTAACGAAGACTCTGACAACTTCGGTCAGCAGTTGAGCGGGTTGTCCAATAGGAACATGATCCTGGCTCTCAGTAATGGCCAGTGGCCACTAGGGGGAGTGATGACAGAAGAGAGCAGGGTCCCTGTTCCTGTGCACTCACCACAGAACCCCTTTCTTGACATTTCTGGGAAAAGCCCACTCCTTTGTAATGGCGTGATGTTCGATCCACAACCCCCTGCCCCTGTGGGTGCTAGCAAGGATGGTTCGGTTGTGATAAGCCCCCCTCCACAGAGCACTAAGGCTGGACGAGGTCGGAGGAGTGCCAAG TCTCCTCCTGCCAATGACCTGTTTGGGACCGACCCATATGCTGCTCTCAGTCAGCCTGACTGCTCATCTGCCTCTGATGACCTCTTCAACAGTCCGACCACCACCTCTCCCATAGCAGCTCTGG GAGCATTGCAGTTGGGTCCCCCTTCAGTCACCATTCATGGGACAGCCACATTACCGTGGGGAGTCCAAGCACCAGGACCTTCCATGTTCACCATGCCAGGAGGGGTAACACTCCACAACCCCCAGACCACCTTCCCCCAGCCATCTGCCTTCGGTGCCCTTCCCATACCCCCGGCACCCTGGGGCCAGCAGGCTCCATCCCCGTATGGGGCCCAGCCGGTCACCCAGGCTTGGGGACAGCCTGCTCCTGCAGGGCCCATGGTTGCACCTGGCTGGGGCCAGCCTCCCATGGCTAACCCCTTCCAACCCAGCCCTTATGCCATGATGGGAGGCCCTCCACAGGGTATGCCACAAGGTCCACCCCGGCCCCCACCCCGGCCCCCAGTCAAGGAGGCCCCAGCTAAGGTAGAACCCAGTGCCTTCACGGCTCTGGACCCCctgggaggggagaaggagaagaagagtgGGAAGGACATGTTCAAGGACTTCCAGATTGCCAAACCTCCAGCCATCCCGGCCAGGAAGGGGGAGCAGGCTCCTGGAGCCGCCCCCAGCACTAATGGGGATGGTGCATTTGCCCAGTACTTCTCCAGCAAAGTGGGCATGCTCCAGGAGGTTGCGGATCACGACGACTTTGAAATTCAGAGTCAGATTTCAGCGGATG ACTCACCCAAACCAGCCCCATGGCAAGCTGCTCCCATGTCTTCTGCAGCAGCCCCCGTTCCAGGGCTCCTGGATGTCTTTGCCCCAAATCCAGCCCCAGGCCTGGCTCCAACAGCAGCAACAGGTCTCAACCAGAGCCTATTTGATGATGCATTTGGCACTGCAACTCCTAATGCCTTTGGAGCACCACTCCTAGCAATG AACACTCCTGTTGCCCAGACCACTGGCGGCTCGGATCCCTTCGGAGACCCCTTTGGAAACCCCTTTGCCTAA